The genomic window AAAAATCTTAACAATTTTAGTAATTTACGTACACCCAACCTACCATTGGTCGATAGTTGGGATCATTGAGATATAGAATGTAATAGTATGTGCCAACAGGAACAGTTTTACCGTGATTGTTTAAACCTCTATTTATTTTTCCAAACCATGGTTTTTCATTATTACCTTCAAAAATAATATCACCATAGCGGTTATAGATTTTTAGTTGGTGCTCTGTAAAAATGTCGTAAAGTCCTTGTATGTTGAACCAATCATTAAAGGTGTCGTCGTTAGGCGAAAAACCATTTGGAACATAAGGCGGACAATTTTCTGTAGAAAGTTGAAATTGATATATTTCATAACATGGAGGGCTTTCTAACCTTACATAAATGGTTTCAGGATTTGAGGTGTTATTATAGTTTGATGGTATTAAAATAGAATTAGCTGCTGTTTCTAAATCTTCTAGCGATTGATAAAAAGAAATATTGTCTTCGTCATATTCTAGATTAACCAATGCCTCATATAAATTATAAGTTGAAGTTTCAAAACCTTCATTGCAACCTATAAGGCCTGGTAGAGTTATGATGTCTGGTATAACTAATAATTCAATATCAAAATAGTTAATATTGTTGTTTTCGTTGGTTTCGGTTACCACTCCAGACATGCTGCCATCGTCATCAACAACGGCTGTTATGGTTAAATTAGGATTAGAGTCTTCAGGTTCTGTTACAATAATAGTATTAGACTCAGATTCGCCAATATTTAAATCGTTTACGGTTTGGCTTTGTCCAATGAGAAGACCATCTAAATAAAATGCAATAGGTGTATTGGCAGGTAAAATATCTGTACTATTAAAGTTATTAACGGTGTAGAATAATTCAATACTACTGTTTCCGCAATTTACTATGTAATCATTGACTTCTATTGTGGCATCTGGTAATTGGCTGTTGAGTACTGTAATAATATTGTTCAGAATTATAAGGTCTGCACTAAAACCTCCATTTTCATTTATGCCTCCTGTAGTCAATTTTATAGATACAGAAGTATCTCCAATACTTATATTGTTTTCTAGGTCGTATACATCTAAATCGGCATTATAAAATGTGGTAGAGTTTGCAAAGGTGTTGGTGCCGTTAAAAGCATTATCCGCAAGGTTTAAAGGTGGATTAGAAATAATATTATCATTAATTGATAAAGACTCTCCATAGTTAAGACTATTATCACCTTCCCAAGCCAGAAAACCTATTTTGGCACCTTCATTATCAATAACATCAATATTATTAAGAATAATTTCTTTTTCCTGTACATTTCGGTTAATAATTTCTAGACCTTGGTATAGGTTAACTTGATTTAAAGGAAGGTTATCATTTTGATAGATAACATAAATACTCCAACCACCAAAATTTGTTCTGTTATTACAATAGCCAGGATTAGACATTAAGTCTGCACTTATATCCATGTCTGAAAACACATAGTTTCCATTACCATCATTAAGCACTAAATCGGTGATGTCTGCATAGCATGAAAAATACTCTAATTGTCCGTTAAAAACATCACTGTAAGTCACGGTATATATCTCTTCACTAGAAATTGGTGTTCCGTTTAGGGTAACTTCAGTATCACCAAATCCTGAGCCAGCCCAATACAAATATGCTTTTATAATTTGATTGTCTGTGTCTAATGAAAGGTTAGCACTAGAGGATTCTAAAAGAGAGCAAAAACTCTGATCTATATTATTTTCTGCCTGATTTAAAGTGTTACCAATAGCCGTATAGTCATATCTGCCATTAAATTGTTCAAACAGAGAAATATCTTGAGCTGATAATGGCAATACCAAGCCTAACAAGAGCAGATTGAGTATGTAGTATGCTTGTTTCAAATAGCTTGGAT from Winogradskyella sp. MH6 includes these protein-coding regions:
- a CDS encoding gliding motility-associated C-terminal domain-containing protein is translated as MKQAYYILNLLLLGLVLPLSAQDISLFEQFNGRYDYTAIGNTLNQAENNIDQSFCSLLESSSANLSLDTDNQIIKAYLYWAGSGFGDTEVTLNGTPISSEEIYTVTYSDVFNGQLEYFSCYADITDLVLNDGNGNYVFSDMDISADLMSNPGYCNNRTNFGGWSIYVIYQNDNLPLNQVNLYQGLEIINRNVQEKEIILNNIDVIDNEGAKIGFLAWEGDNSLNYGESLSINDNIISNPPLNLADNAFNGTNTFANSTTFYNADLDVYDLENNISIGDTSVSIKLTTGGINENGGFSADLIILNNIITVLNSQLPDATIEVNDYIVNCGNSSIELFYTVNNFNSTDILPANTPIAFYLDGLLIGQSQTVNDLNIGESESNTIIVTEPEDSNPNLTITAVVDDDGSMSGVVTETNENNNINYFDIELLVIPDIITLPGLIGCNEGFETSTYNLYEALVNLEYDEDNISFYQSLEDLETAANSILIPSNYNNTSNPETIYVRLESPPCYEIYQFQLSTENCPPYVPNGFSPNDDTFNDWFNIQGLYDIFTEHQLKIYNRYGDIIFEGNNEKPWFGKINRGLNNHGKTVPVGTYYYILYLNDPNYRPMVGWVYVNY